From a region of the Rhodococcus sp. 4CII genome:
- a CDS encoding DUF6928 family protein: MTVGAKVSTIWYVDVPDPAAVLRGHPEPDLDAAQALASRLHPDLVATPTGPVPLAEAVAIDAAGTVHIGSYPGVTVVCGPDLAVPRPSSLPETRFRPTEFAKTYYVASKPDLAWGAFALWEDGHLARSFSATPVHIHEDLGIPLVWERPYWAGDFPLQYPAGILPDPQSLPFHPQQFAEGANREWLGFRYTGAPESGEVDPKTLTVLGFAVHPPGESREVEEPPEPEQPAPEPGLTPAPPPAAARKGGLLRRYFGF; this comes from the coding sequence ATGACCGTGGGGGCCAAGGTATCAACGATCTGGTATGTCGACGTCCCCGACCCCGCGGCTGTTCTGCGTGGGCATCCCGAGCCTGATCTCGACGCCGCGCAGGCACTCGCCTCCCGTCTCCATCCCGATCTGGTGGCCACCCCGACGGGCCCGGTTCCGCTGGCCGAGGCCGTCGCCATCGACGCGGCGGGGACCGTCCACATCGGGTCCTACCCCGGTGTCACCGTCGTGTGTGGCCCCGACCTGGCCGTTCCCCGGCCGTCGAGCCTGCCCGAAACACGCTTCCGGCCCACCGAATTCGCGAAGACGTACTACGTGGCGTCCAAACCCGACCTCGCGTGGGGTGCGTTCGCGCTGTGGGAGGACGGGCACCTGGCGCGGTCGTTCAGCGCGACGCCGGTCCACATCCACGAGGATCTCGGCATTCCTCTGGTGTGGGAGAGACCGTACTGGGCGGGCGACTTTCCGCTGCAGTACCCGGCGGGGATCCTGCCCGACCCGCAGTCACTGCCGTTCCACCCGCAGCAGTTCGCGGAGGGCGCCAACCGCGAGTGGCTCGGATTCCGCTATACCGGCGCGCCGGAGAGCGGCGAGGTCGATCCGAAGACGCTCACCGTCCTCGGATTCGCCGTCCACCCGCCCGGCGAGAGCCGGGAGGTCGAGGAGCCGCCCGAGCCGGAACAACCCGCCCCCGAGCCCGGTCTCACTCCCGCACCGCCGCCGGCCGCCGCACGGAAAGGCGGATTGCTCCGCCGTTATTTCGGATTCTGA
- a CDS encoding (2Fe-2S)-binding protein yields the protein MRITVTVDGTAYTDDVEPRLLLVHYLRDRLGKVGTVIGCDTGNCGACTVHLNGHSVKSCSVLAVQADGGDVLTVEGLSRNGTLHPVQQAFRDNHALQCGYCTPGMIMQTLDLLAEEPDPDERAVRLGLEGNLCRCTGYQNIVSAVQDAAQRLRGGGSAESTPTEAAKSDTAPGGVR from the coding sequence ATGCGCATCACTGTCACCGTCGACGGAACGGCATACACGGACGACGTGGAGCCGCGACTGCTCCTCGTCCACTATCTTCGGGACCGGCTCGGCAAGGTCGGCACCGTCATCGGCTGCGACACCGGAAACTGCGGGGCGTGCACCGTCCATCTGAACGGTCACAGCGTGAAATCCTGCTCGGTGCTCGCCGTGCAGGCCGACGGCGGCGACGTTCTCACCGTCGAGGGCCTGTCCCGGAACGGGACGCTGCACCCCGTGCAGCAGGCCTTCCGCGACAATCACGCGCTGCAGTGCGGCTATTGCACGCCCGGCATGATCATGCAGACGCTGGATCTGCTGGCCGAGGAGCCCGACCCGGACGAGCGGGCGGTGCGGCTGGGGTTGGAAGGCAATCTGTGCCGCTGCACCGGGTACCAGAACATCGTCAGCGCGGTCCAGGACGCGGCGCAGCGGTTGCGCGGCGGAGGTTCCGCGGAATCCACGCCGACGGAGGCAGCGAAGTCCGACACCGCGCCGGGAGGTGTGCGATGA
- a CDS encoding DUF2537 domain-containing protein yields the protein MRTLHPHSPYPPPAATPWFTGLLVAGFAAVLVAVAVMAFGSQLGRINAVLAVFLELVVVAGVAPSAWRLRRTPVWRWLVYGAAAGVLTGWIALLAGAA from the coding sequence GTGAGGACGCTGCACCCTCATTCCCCGTATCCGCCGCCGGCGGCGACGCCGTGGTTCACCGGACTTCTCGTCGCGGGTTTCGCCGCAGTGCTGGTGGCCGTCGCGGTGATGGCCTTCGGTTCGCAGCTCGGCCGGATCAACGCGGTACTCGCGGTGTTCCTCGAACTCGTGGTGGTGGCCGGGGTGGCGCCGTCGGCGTGGCGACTGCGCCGGACGCCGGTGTGGCGGTGGCTGGTGTACGGCGCCGCGGCGGGGGTGCTCACCGGGTGGATCGCGCTGCTCGCCGGCGCCGCGTAA
- a CDS encoding SDR family oxidoreductase, translating into MKQLQGRTALVTGASGGLGRVLALALAREGVGVAASGRRVDRLADVVAELRALGVRAEAVPGDLTDPGQAESLIARAEAAVGPLDLLVNNAGVENVSAFTRLDPGELTAMVDVNLTAPLLLTRRVLPGMLDRGRGHVVFISSLAGKIGPAYCAPYAATKAGLVGLTESLRAEYAGSPVGFSVVCPGFIAGDGMYQRMTEQGIRSGRITGETSPEKVAAAVIRAIRRDRPEIVESGVPIRPVLALAQIAPGLVERLALRFGATAMFRRLIEDRGRVEPGR; encoded by the coding sequence GTGAAGCAGCTGCAGGGGCGCACGGCTCTGGTGACGGGTGCGTCGGGCGGACTCGGGCGTGTCCTCGCCCTCGCTCTCGCGCGCGAAGGTGTCGGCGTCGCGGCGTCCGGTCGGCGTGTAGACCGGCTCGCGGACGTCGTGGCGGAACTGCGCGCGCTCGGGGTGCGCGCCGAGGCCGTGCCCGGTGATCTGACCGACCCCGGTCAGGCCGAGTCGCTGATCGCGCGCGCCGAGGCGGCGGTCGGCCCCCTCGACCTGCTCGTGAACAATGCCGGGGTGGAGAACGTCTCGGCGTTCACCCGGCTCGACCCCGGCGAGCTCACCGCCATGGTCGACGTGAATCTCACCGCCCCACTGCTTCTCACCCGGCGAGTGTTGCCCGGGATGCTCGATCGCGGTCGTGGTCACGTGGTGTTCATCTCGTCGCTGGCAGGAAAGATCGGACCGGCGTACTGCGCGCCGTACGCCGCGACGAAGGCCGGCCTGGTCGGTCTCACCGAGTCGCTGCGCGCCGAATACGCGGGCTCGCCGGTCGGCTTCTCCGTCGTGTGCCCCGGATTCATCGCCGGCGACGGCATGTACCAGCGGATGACGGAGCAGGGAATCAGGTCCGGCCGGATCACCGGCGAGACCAGCCCGGAGAAGGTCGCCGCCGCCGTGATCCGGGCGATCCGGCGTGACCGGCCCGAGATCGTCGAGAGCGGAGTGCCGATCCGCCCGGTGCTCGCGCTGGCACAGATCGCGCCGGGACTCGTCGAACGGCTGGCGCTGCGGTTCGGCGCCACCGCGATGTTCCGGCGGTTGATCGAGGACCGCGGCAGGGTGGAGCCCGGCCGTTGA
- a CDS encoding MFS transporter, protein MFAALRTRNYRLWASGQIVSLVGTWMQRVAQDWLVLTLSNGNALAVGIVMALQFGPTLFLSVWGGVLADRYDKRRILIATQVSMALCALVLGLLDVGGLVAMWHVYLIAFVLGCASAVDAPARQSFTIEMVGKESLPNAIALNSMTFNTARIIGPAISGVLITLIGTGWVFLLNVGTFTGVLIALLMMNVRELFTAPQAERGKGQVREGFRYVWGRADLRVLMVAVFMVSTFGLNFPISLAVLARNTFERGADAYGLLSTTLAVGTLAGATIAAKRRTPPRLRTFLGAAAGFGAFEILVGLMPTYALVAIMLVPTGALTLTFTTAAMNILQMSVPSEMRGRVMGIYMLCFLGGTPLGSPVLGWLADVLDPRAPLVIGGVISLVSGIGAALYLMRHQRVRLTVRRPDSGRYLPVFELHNVDPRPVVVCDATEQAVEASRDPRS, encoded by the coding sequence ATGTTCGCCGCTCTCCGCACCCGGAACTACCGGTTGTGGGCATCGGGGCAGATCGTCTCCCTCGTCGGAACGTGGATGCAGCGGGTGGCGCAGGACTGGCTCGTCCTGACCCTGTCGAACGGCAACGCGCTCGCGGTGGGCATCGTGATGGCCCTGCAGTTCGGTCCGACCCTGTTCCTGTCCGTGTGGGGTGGCGTGCTCGCCGACCGGTACGACAAGCGGCGGATCCTGATCGCGACCCAGGTGTCGATGGCGTTGTGCGCGCTGGTGCTGGGACTGCTCGACGTCGGCGGACTGGTGGCCATGTGGCACGTCTACCTCATCGCATTCGTGCTCGGGTGCGCGTCCGCGGTCGACGCGCCGGCCCGTCAGTCGTTCACGATCGAGATGGTCGGCAAGGAGTCTCTGCCCAATGCCATCGCGTTGAACTCCATGACGTTCAACACCGCGCGCATCATCGGCCCGGCGATCTCCGGTGTGCTCATCACCCTCATCGGGACGGGATGGGTGTTCCTGCTCAACGTGGGCACGTTCACCGGGGTGCTGATCGCCCTGCTCATGATGAATGTCCGGGAACTGTTCACGGCACCCCAGGCGGAACGCGGAAAAGGGCAGGTGCGCGAGGGTTTCCGGTACGTGTGGGGCCGCGCCGATCTCCGGGTGCTGATGGTCGCCGTGTTCATGGTGTCGACGTTCGGACTGAACTTCCCGATCAGTCTCGCCGTTCTCGCCCGCAACACGTTCGAGCGCGGCGCGGACGCGTACGGGCTGCTGTCGACGACCCTGGCGGTGGGCACTCTCGCCGGCGCCACGATCGCCGCGAAACGCAGGACACCGCCGCGTCTGCGCACGTTCCTCGGGGCGGCGGCCGGGTTCGGCGCCTTCGAGATCCTCGTCGGTCTGATGCCGACCTACGCGCTCGTGGCGATCATGCTCGTCCCCACCGGCGCGCTCACCCTGACGTTCACGACCGCGGCCATGAACATCCTGCAGATGTCGGTGCCGTCCGAGATGCGCGGCCGGGTGATGGGCATCTACATGCTCTGTTTCCTCGGCGGCACCCCGCTCGGCAGTCCGGTCCTGGGATGGCTGGCCGACGTCCTCGACCCGCGTGCCCCGCTCGTGATCGGGGGCGTGATCTCCCTGGTGAGCGGTATCGGCGCCGCCCTGTACCTGATGCGGCACCAACGGGTGCGGCTCACGGTGCGCCGCCCGGATTCGGGGCGTTACCTCCCGGTGTTCGAACTGCACAACGTCGACCCGCGTCCGGTGGTGGTGTGCGACGCCACCGAGCAGGCGGTGGAGGCGAGCCGCGACCCGCGGTCCTGA
- a CDS encoding xanthine dehydrogenase family protein subunit M, with translation MIPPTFDYVSPRTVDAAVTALAEAGEDAKILAGGQSLLPVLRLRLSSPSTLVDLGRIDELRGVRDDGDSIVIGAMTTYYDVIRDPLVHEHALLLVEATRTVADPQIRHRGTLGGALAHADPAGDLCAPALALDATLTAVGTAGRRSIPVAEFFEGYYTTALQPDEILVDVRIPKHTGWEARYEKFNTVAEAWSIVGVAATIQVDGGTIRQARVALTNMGSVPVRARGVEDALVGNAADPELIRAAAEHAAEGTDPVTDGHADAEYRSHLARVLTRRAVAEAVGT, from the coding sequence ATGATTCCGCCGACCTTCGACTACGTGTCGCCGAGAACCGTCGACGCGGCGGTGACCGCGCTCGCCGAGGCCGGGGAGGACGCCAAGATACTCGCGGGTGGCCAGAGTCTGCTGCCGGTGCTGCGGTTGCGGCTGTCGTCGCCGAGCACCCTCGTCGACCTGGGACGGATCGATGAGTTGCGCGGCGTGCGCGACGACGGCGACAGTATCGTGATCGGCGCGATGACCACGTACTACGACGTGATCCGCGACCCGCTCGTCCACGAGCACGCGTTGCTTCTCGTCGAAGCCACCCGCACCGTCGCGGATCCGCAGATCCGGCACCGCGGCACGCTGGGTGGTGCGCTGGCGCATGCCGATCCGGCGGGTGACCTGTGCGCCCCGGCGCTGGCACTCGACGCCACCCTCACCGCGGTGGGCACCGCGGGCAGACGGAGCATTCCGGTCGCCGAGTTCTTCGAGGGCTACTACACCACCGCGCTGCAACCGGACGAGATCCTCGTGGATGTGCGCATCCCGAAGCACACCGGCTGGGAGGCCAGATACGAGAAGTTCAACACGGTCGCGGAGGCGTGGTCGATCGTGGGGGTGGCCGCGACGATCCAGGTCGACGGCGGCACGATCCGGCAGGCCCGGGTGGCGCTGACCAACATGGGGTCGGTGCCGGTGCGCGCTCGCGGTGTCGAGGACGCGCTCGTCGGCAACGCCGCGGACCCGGAGCTGATCCGGGCAGCGGCCGAACATGCCGCCGAGGGCACCGACCCGGTCACCGACGGGCACGCCGACGCCGAGTACCGCAGCCACCTCGCGAGAGTGCTGACCCGCCGGGCCGTCGCGGAGGCGGTCGGCACCTGA
- a CDS encoding VWA domain-containing protein — protein sequence MSTPPDPGDPLVGVAGFAHALAAAGLPVASDAVAGYARALRQVDVGDPGQVYWAGRATLCRGPDDIPRYDSAFAGWFGGDVPARIPRSGELPRRARIAALTTSDGGDAEGGGPQLRVAADDTEVLRHRDIAELTAAERAHLAELIAALRPRPPSRPAIRMRPARRGAVDPRRTVRSMLAAGGETVRPSRHRKATRPRRVVLLIDVSGSMSPYADALLRFAHVVARGNPTGTEVFTLGTRMTRVSRALRVRDPEVALAAAGRAVPDWAGGTRLGETLRAFLNRWGRRGVARGAVVVIFSDGWERGDPTLLAEQMAQLRRLARTVLWVNPHAGADGYEPVQSGIAAALPHTDRLLAGHSLATLQELLALVRRA from the coding sequence GTGTCCACACCGCCGGATCCCGGCGACCCGCTGGTGGGGGTCGCCGGGTTCGCACACGCCCTCGCCGCGGCGGGACTGCCGGTCGCGTCGGACGCCGTCGCGGGGTACGCCCGGGCACTGCGGCAGGTCGATGTGGGCGATCCCGGGCAGGTGTACTGGGCGGGCCGCGCAACTCTCTGCCGCGGTCCCGACGACATCCCCAGGTACGACTCGGCGTTCGCGGGCTGGTTCGGCGGCGACGTCCCGGCGCGCATTCCGCGCTCGGGTGAACTCCCGCGCCGCGCCCGGATCGCCGCGCTGACCACGTCCGACGGCGGCGACGCCGAGGGTGGTGGGCCGCAGTTGCGGGTCGCGGCGGACGACACCGAGGTGCTGCGCCACCGCGACATCGCCGAACTGACCGCGGCCGAGCGCGCGCACCTCGCCGAGCTGATCGCGGCCCTGCGTCCCCGGCCCCCGTCCCGCCCGGCGATCCGGATGCGCCCGGCCCGCCGGGGCGCCGTCGACCCGCGGCGCACGGTGCGGAGCATGCTCGCCGCGGGCGGAGAGACGGTGCGGCCGAGCCGTCACCGCAAGGCGACCCGCCCCCGCCGGGTGGTGCTGCTGATCGACGTGTCCGGTTCGATGAGCCCCTACGCCGACGCGTTGCTGCGGTTCGCGCACGTCGTCGCCCGCGGCAATCCCACAGGCACGGAGGTGTTCACGCTGGGCACCCGGATGACCCGGGTCTCGCGGGCGCTGCGGGTCCGCGACCCCGAGGTGGCCCTGGCCGCTGCGGGACGGGCCGTGCCCGACTGGGCGGGCGGCACCCGACTCGGCGAGACCCTGCGCGCGTTCCTGAATCGCTGGGGGCGGCGCGGGGTGGCCCGCGGCGCCGTCGTGGTGATCTTCTCCGACGGCTGGGAGCGCGGCGACCCGACCCTGCTCGCGGAGCAGATGGCTCAGCTGCGGCGGCTCGCCCGCACGGTGCTGTGGGTGAATCCGCACGCCGGGGCGGACGGCTACGAACCGGTCCAGTCCGGTATCGCGGCCGCCCTGCCGCACACCGATCGCCTGCTCGCCGGTCACAGTCTCGCGACGCTGCAGGAACTGCTCGCACTCGTGCGCCGGGCGTGA
- a CDS encoding MarR family winged helix-turn-helix transcriptional regulator, whose product MTTDTRALASDLSLAVVRLTRHLRGRRVDAQVSLTQLSALATLARDGAMTPGNLAAREKVQPPSMTRVIASLVELGLVERAPHPTDGRQIIVTLSDAGHALIADETHAREAWMNERLSGLDESQLETLRDAVGIITSIVADSE is encoded by the coding sequence GTGACCACGGATACGCGAGCACTCGCCAGCGACCTCTCCCTGGCTGTCGTGCGCCTCACGCGTCACCTGCGTGGGCGCCGAGTCGACGCCCAGGTATCGCTGACCCAGCTGTCGGCACTGGCCACCCTCGCCCGCGACGGCGCCATGACGCCGGGCAATCTCGCGGCTCGGGAGAAGGTCCAGCCGCCGTCGATGACCCGGGTCATCGCCTCGCTGGTCGAACTGGGGCTGGTCGAGCGGGCGCCGCATCCCACCGACGGCCGGCAGATCATCGTCACACTCTCCGATGCCGGTCACGCGCTGATCGCCGACGAGACGCACGCCCGCGAGGCGTGGATGAACGAGCGGCTGTCCGGGCTCGACGAGTCCCAACTCGAGACGCTCCGCGACGCGGTCGGGATCATCACCTCCATCGTCGCCGACTCGGAGTAG
- a CDS encoding MoxR family ATPase: MSDSTPTVGSPAELAQALDATGYLADDGVAMAAFLAVRMGRPLFCEGEPGTGKTSLATALAEAFGLPLIRLQCHEGIDAAQALYDWDFPRQLLHLRTLEAASDGGLEADTVERSLYTERFLLARPLLRALTEAPCVLLVDEIDRADDEFEAFLLQVLDENAVTIPELGEVRAATPPLVVLTSNRTREVHDALKRRCLYHWLEHPDLTREVAILRRRIPGIGPDLAGQVARAVHSLREMELLKPPGVAEALDWARALRELDRDVLDAETAAATLGAVLKYREDLERVARAGLDRLLAG; this comes from the coding sequence GTGAGTGATTCCACGCCGACGGTCGGTTCGCCCGCGGAACTGGCGCAGGCACTCGACGCCACCGGCTACCTCGCCGACGACGGCGTCGCGATGGCCGCGTTCCTGGCCGTACGGATGGGACGTCCGCTGTTCTGCGAGGGCGAACCGGGCACCGGCAAGACGTCGCTGGCGACCGCGCTGGCGGAGGCGTTCGGGCTGCCGCTGATCCGCCTGCAATGCCATGAGGGAATCGACGCCGCGCAGGCACTCTACGACTGGGACTTCCCGCGGCAACTGCTGCATCTGCGGACACTGGAGGCCGCGAGCGACGGCGGGCTGGAGGCCGACACCGTCGAGCGCTCGCTGTACACCGAGCGGTTCCTGCTGGCACGGCCCCTGCTGCGCGCGCTGACCGAAGCGCCGTGTGTGCTGCTCGTCGACGAGATCGACCGGGCCGACGACGAATTCGAGGCCTTCCTGCTGCAGGTGCTCGACGAGAACGCGGTCACCATTCCCGAACTGGGCGAGGTGCGGGCCGCGACGCCACCGCTGGTGGTGCTCACCTCCAACCGCACCCGCGAGGTGCACGACGCCCTCAAACGCCGCTGCCTCTACCACTGGCTCGAGCACCCAGACCTGACGCGGGAGGTCGCGATCCTGCGCCGTCGCATTCCTGGCATCGGACCCGACCTCGCCGGTCAGGTCGCCCGCGCCGTCCACTCCCTGCGCGAGATGGAACTGCTCAAGCCGCCGGGTGTCGCCGAGGCGCTGGACTGGGCGCGGGCACTGCGCGAACTCGATCGGGACGTGCTCGACGCGGAGACCGCCGCGGCGACACTCGGCGCGGTCCTCAAGTACCGGGAGGACCTCGAGCGGGTGGCCCGCGCCGGACTGGACCGGCTCCTGGCGGGGTGA
- a CDS encoding xanthine dehydrogenase family protein molybdopterin-binding subunit, protein MTATAEPEIGKARTRKEDEHLVTGRTRWTDNLVLPGMQHLAILRSPFAHARITGVDTAAAREMPGVVAVLTGADLAEEQGSLPCAWPITPDMKSPPAPSLAVDGVNFAGEAVAVVVARSAYEAHDALEAIDVDYDELPVVLDLAAAAADGADLVHPDLGTNVSATWTFDSAEAGSGGDVEQAIRDAEVLVERTFRQQRLIPAFMEPRSVVVDPTGAQITMWSATQIPHILRLMLAMTLGIPEHKLRVVAPDVGGGFGGKLQVTPEEVIALLVARRLGKPVKYTESRSETMLAAHHGRDQIQKLTLAARRDGTVTGMKVELLADMGAYLRLVTPGVPILGAFMFNGIYKFPAYHFTCTNVFTTKVPTDAYRGAGRPEATFAIERMMDELATELSLDPLELRARNWITHEEFPFDTVAGLTYDSGNYEAATARARELFDYDGLRREQSERRERNDPVQLGIGVSTFTEMCGLAPSRTLGALAYGAGGWEHAAIRMLPTGKVEVVTGSSAHGQGHETAWSQVVADQLGVPFEDVEVLHGDTQTSPRGMDTYGSRSLAVGAIAVVKAAEKVIAKARPIAAHLMECAEDDLEFTAGRFRVKGTEKAVGIGDVALAVFAAHDLPDGVEPNLDSEATYDPENFSFPHGTHLCAAEVDTETGKVRIRSYVCVDDIGHVVNPLIVEGQVHGGLAQGIAQALYEEAVYDESGTLLSGSFAEYQVPSAADLPTFTTGRTETPATGNPLGVKGVGEAGTIASTPAVVNAVLDAVRRFGVRDIEMPCTPMRVWNAIHTAQGGAR, encoded by the coding sequence ATGACCGCCACCGCCGAACCGGAGATCGGTAAGGCCCGCACCCGCAAGGAAGACGAGCATCTGGTCACTGGTCGCACCCGCTGGACCGACAACCTGGTGCTGCCCGGAATGCAGCACCTGGCGATCCTGCGCAGCCCGTTCGCGCACGCCCGCATCACCGGTGTCGACACCGCCGCGGCGCGCGAGATGCCGGGGGTCGTCGCCGTCCTCACCGGTGCGGATCTCGCCGAAGAGCAGGGCAGCCTGCCGTGTGCGTGGCCGATCACACCCGACATGAAGTCGCCGCCGGCGCCGTCCCTCGCGGTCGACGGGGTGAACTTCGCCGGCGAGGCCGTCGCGGTCGTCGTGGCGCGCAGCGCGTACGAGGCGCACGACGCACTCGAGGCGATCGACGTCGACTACGACGAACTGCCGGTGGTCCTGGACCTCGCCGCCGCGGCTGCCGACGGCGCCGACCTCGTGCACCCGGATCTCGGGACGAACGTCAGCGCCACCTGGACGTTCGATTCCGCGGAGGCCGGGTCGGGGGGCGACGTCGAGCAGGCCATCCGCGACGCCGAGGTGCTCGTCGAGCGCACGTTCCGGCAGCAGCGGCTCATTCCGGCATTCATGGAGCCGCGCTCGGTGGTCGTCGACCCGACCGGCGCGCAGATCACCATGTGGTCGGCCACGCAGATCCCCCACATCCTGCGGCTGATGCTGGCGATGACGCTCGGCATCCCGGAACACAAACTGCGCGTCGTCGCTCCGGACGTCGGCGGCGGTTTCGGCGGCAAACTGCAGGTGACCCCGGAGGAAGTGATCGCGCTGCTCGTCGCGCGGCGCCTCGGCAAGCCCGTGAAATACACCGAGTCCCGCAGCGAGACGATGCTGGCGGCCCACCACGGGCGCGACCAGATCCAGAAGCTGACCCTGGCCGCCCGACGGGACGGCACCGTGACCGGGATGAAGGTGGAACTGCTCGCCGACATGGGTGCGTACCTCCGGCTGGTCACCCCGGGAGTCCCCATCCTGGGCGCGTTCATGTTCAACGGCATCTACAAGTTCCCGGCGTATCACTTCACGTGCACCAACGTGTTCACCACCAAGGTGCCCACCGACGCCTACCGCGGGGCGGGCAGGCCGGAGGCGACGTTCGCCATCGAGCGGATGATGGACGAACTCGCGACAGAGCTGTCGCTGGATCCGCTGGAACTGCGGGCGAGGAACTGGATCACCCACGAGGAGTTCCCGTTCGACACCGTCGCGGGCCTGACGTACGACTCCGGCAACTACGAGGCTGCCACCGCGCGGGCGCGGGAACTGTTCGACTACGACGGCCTCCGACGCGAACAGTCCGAGCGCCGCGAGCGGAACGACCCGGTGCAACTGGGCATCGGGGTGTCCACGTTCACCGAGATGTGCGGCCTCGCCCCGTCGCGGACCCTCGGCGCCCTGGCCTACGGGGCCGGCGGCTGGGAACACGCGGCGATCCGGATGCTGCCCACCGGCAAGGTCGAGGTGGTCACCGGTTCCTCCGCGCACGGTCAGGGGCACGAGACCGCGTGGAGTCAGGTGGTCGCCGACCAGCTGGGGGTTCCGTTCGAGGACGTCGAGGTGCTGCACGGCGACACCCAGACCTCGCCGCGCGGCATGGACACCTACGGTTCGCGGTCGCTGGCGGTCGGGGCGATCGCGGTGGTCAAGGCCGCCGAGAAGGTGATCGCGAAGGCCCGGCCGATCGCCGCACACCTGATGGAGTGTGCCGAGGACGACCTCGAGTTCACCGCCGGTCGGTTCCGGGTGAAGGGCACCGAGAAGGCGGTCGGCATCGGCGACGTCGCGCTCGCCGTGTTCGCCGCGCACGACCTGCCCGACGGTGTGGAGCCGAACCTGGACTCCGAGGCCACGTATGACCCGGAGAATTTCTCGTTCCCCCACGGCACCCATCTCTGCGCGGCGGAGGTCGACACCGAGACCGGCAAGGTCCGCATCCGCTCGTACGTGTGCGTCGACGACATCGGGCACGTGGTCAACCCACTGATCGTGGAGGGACAGGTGCACGGTGGACTCGCCCAGGGCATCGCGCAGGCCCTGTACGAGGAGGCGGTGTACGACGAGTCCGGCACCCTGCTGTCGGGTTCCTTCGCCGAATACCAGGTGCCGTCGGCAGCGGATCTGCCCACGTTCACCACCGGCCGCACGGAGACCCCCGCCACCGGTAATCCGCTCGGCGTCAAGGGCGTCGGTGAGGCGGGAACGATCGCGTCCACCCCGGCCGTGGTCAACGCCGTGCTCGATGCCGTTCGCCGGTTCGGGGTGCGGGACATCGAGATGCCGTGTACCCCGATGCGGGTCTGGAATGCCATCCACACCGCTCAGGGAGGTGCCCGATGA
- a CDS encoding RNA methyltransferase yields MVHVIDITDPADSRLDDFRDLNSSDRRPDLPEGKGLVIAEGVLVAQRLLASRFDPIALLGVDRRLEELADDLAGVDVPFYRTTADVMAEVVGFHLNRGVLAAARRPVPLELSDVLERARTVAVLEGVNDHENLGSMFRNAAGLGVDAVVFGKGCADPLYRRAVRVSMGHVLRVPFAHVTKWPHDLDALRERGFQLISLTPNPEAMTLAEAMTGEKVALLLGAEGPGLTEHAMRATDVRARIPMAPGTDSLNVATAAAMAFYERVRTGR; encoded by the coding sequence GTGGTTCACGTCATCGACATAACGGATCCGGCCGACAGCAGGCTGGACGACTTCCGCGATCTCAATTCCTCGGATCGACGCCCCGACCTTCCCGAGGGCAAGGGACTGGTGATCGCGGAGGGTGTGCTGGTGGCGCAGCGACTGCTGGCGTCCCGGTTCGACCCGATCGCGCTGCTCGGGGTCGACCGACGGCTGGAGGAACTCGCCGACGATCTCGCGGGCGTGGACGTGCCGTTCTACCGGACCACGGCCGACGTCATGGCCGAGGTCGTCGGGTTCCACCTCAACCGGGGCGTGCTCGCGGCGGCACGGCGGCCCGTGCCCCTCGAACTGTCCGACGTGCTGGAGCGGGCCCGGACGGTCGCGGTGCTCGAGGGCGTCAACGATCACGAGAACCTGGGCTCGATGTTCCGCAACGCCGCGGGGCTCGGCGTCGACGCCGTCGTGTTCGGCAAGGGGTGCGCCGACCCGCTGTACCGCCGGGCGGTCCGGGTGTCGATGGGCCACGTCCTCCGGGTGCCGTTCGCGCACGTGACGAAGTGGCCCCACGATCTGGATGCGTTGCGGGAGCGAGGTTTCCAGCTCATCTCGTTGACCCCGAATCCCGAGGCGATGACCCTGGCCGAGGCGATGACGGGAGAGAAGGTGGCGTTGCTGCTCGGTGCCGAAGGCCCCGGCCTCACCGAACATGCCATGCGGGCCACGGACGTTCGTGCGCGCATCCCGATGGCACCCGGAACGGATTCGCTCAACGTCGCGACGGCTGCGGCGATGGCGTTCTACGAGCGCGTCCGAACGGGCCGGTGA